The sequence GCATTCGCTGCAAGCACACCGATTGCGTGGACGTGTGCCCCGTCGATTGTTTTCACGAGGGGCCTAATTTTCTCGTCATCGATCCGAACGAATGCATCGACTGCGCGCTGTGCGAGCCGGAGTGCCCGATCGACGCGATACGCGCGGCCGACGACTTGCCGGACGATCAACGGCATTTCATCGCGCTCAACGCCGAGCTCGCCGAGCATCCGAACTGGCCTCGGATCACCGGCAGGAAGCCGGCGCTTTCCGATCACGCGACGTGGACCGACGTGAAAGGCAAGCTCGCCCAGTTGGACCGCAACGGCGCGTGATGCCCGTCATGCCGCATCGATTCGATCAGCGCCCGTGCCGGCGGCGTGCCGCATGCGAGCGGCGATCCCAAAGCGCGAAGCCGCGCGGTGCGAACTGACATGGGCCGCGCGCTCGCCGATCGCTTCGGCCGCGACGTCACCTACGTGCGTCTGTCGGTGACGGACCGCTGCGATTTCCGCTGCGTCTATTGCATGGCGGAGGACATGCGGTTCCTGCCGCACGGCGACGTGCTGACGATCGACGAACTGGCGGCCGTCGCCGAGGCGTTCGTCTCGCTCGGCGTGCGCAAGATCCGGCTCACGGGCGGCGAGCCGCTCGTTCGCGCCGGCTTGACGACGCTCGTCGAGCGCGTGGCGAAACTGCCGGGTCTCGACGAACTCACGCTGACGACCAACGGCGCGCGCCTCGCGCGGTTCGCCGCACCGTTAAAGGCGGCCGGCCTGGATCGCATCAACGTCAGTCTCGACAGTCTGCGCGCTGAGCGCTTCGGCGCGCTGACGCGCACCGGCCGCCTGCAGGCGGTGCTGGCCGGCATCGCCGCCGCGAAGGGCGCCGGGTTCCGGCGCATCAGGCTGAACAGCGTGATCCTGCGCGGGCGCAACGACGACGAGGTGCTGGATCTGGTGCGTTTCGCCCGCGAGGAGCGGCTCGATCTGGTGTTCATCGAGGAGATGCCGCTCGGCGCGATCGACGAGCACGACCGGGCTTCGAGCTTCGTGTCGAGCGAGGCGGTGCTCGCGCAGATCCGGCTCGCCTATCCGCTATTTCCGAGCACCGAATCGACGGGCGGCCCCGCACGCTATTTCCGGATGGCGGACAGCGACATTCGCATCGGCGTGATCTCGCCGCACAGCCACAATTTTTGCGGCGACTGCAACCGGGTGCGCGTCACGGCGAGCGGCCGCATGCTGCTGTGTCTCGGCAACGAGCACGGCGTCGAGCTGCGCGACGTGCTGCGCGCTCGCCCAGGCGACGGCGAGCGCTTGCGCGACGCGATCGTCGCCGCGATGCCGCTGAAGCCCGAGCGGCATCACTTCGATCTGAACGCGCCGCCGCAGGTCGTACGCTTCATGAACATGACGGGAGGATGAGGAAGAGATGTCCGCGAACGCCCATGAAACGGTGCTGTCCGTTCATCACTGGAACGACACGCTGTTCAGCTTCAAGACGACGCGCAATCCGAGCTTGCGTTTCAAGACCGGCCAGTTCGTGATGATCGGGCTCGAGATCGAAGGCAAGCCGCTGATGCGCGCCTACAGCGTCGTCAGCGCATACTACGACGATTATCTGGAGTTCTACAGCATCAAGGTGCCCGACGGCCCGCTCACGTCGCGGCTTCAGCATCTGCGGGTCGGCGACACGCTGCTCGTCGGCCGTAAGCCGACCGGCTCGCTGATCATCGACAACCTTCGGCCCGGCAGGCATCTGTACCTGCTGTCGACGGGCACGGGCCTCGCGCCCTTCATCAGCGTGATCCGCGATCCCGAATACTACGAGGCGTTCGACAAGATCGTCCTCACGCACGGCGTGCGCTGGAAGAGCGAGCTCGGCTATTTCGATCACATCACGTCCGAACTGCCCGAGAACGAGTACTTCGGCGATCTGGTGCGCGACAAGCTGATCTACTACCCGACCGTGACGCGCGAGACGTTCGAGCGTCAGGGGCGCCTGACCGAGTTGATCGACTCGGGCAAGCTGTTCGACGACATCGGCCTGCCGCCTTTCGATTCCGCCGTGGATCGCGCGATGATCTGCGGCAGCCCGAGCATGCTCGCCGATCTGGTCGAGATCCTGGCGCGGCGCGGCTTCGTCGAGGGGACGAGCCATGCGCCGGGCGATTACGTGATCGAGCGCGCCTTTGTCGAGAAATGACGGTGCGCGGCGGCGCGGCGCGCGGGTGTCGCCGTCGCGTGCGCTCGTCGTTGCGTGGGTCGTCGGTCGTCGGAACGTTCACGCGTCGTCGTCGTTCGCACCGCGTCCGCGATTGTCGCGTCGCCGCCGCTGTCGCCGTGCGTGAACGGCATGCGTGCGTCGTGCGGTGCGCGGGTGCGCGCGCGACATTCCTGCGGTAGGAAAGGGCGCGGGGCAGTCCCGTTCGGGCTGATCGGCGTGTGCGGCGCTCGGGCGCCCGCGCGGCCCGACGAGCGTTTCTTGTTTCTAGCGACTGTCGCGCGTCGACGGCACTTTCGGCGTTTCGCGCGCAACGATCGCGTCTGGTGTTCGCGTCCGGTGATCGCGTCCGATGATCGCGTCCGATGATCGCGTCCGATGATCGCGTCCGATGATCGCGTCCGATGATCGCGTGCGGTCATTCGGATTCCGAATGGAGCTGCGAGCAACACGCGCTCGTCGTCACGCCGGCCGTGACGGCAAGCGCGCCGACGCCAGCGTTCGCGAAGCCGTTTCTCTTTGTGCGCGCGGCGTTCGGTGTTCGGCGTCCGGTGTTCGGCGTTCGGCGTCGACGACGCACGCGCGGCGCATTTGCTCGCGTTTCGGCGATCGCCGCGTCGATGCACGCTGCGTTTGGAGCGTCTGTTCGATTGACTTCGGTCAATACGTGGAATAACGTCCGTTTCGATAACGATCGTTATTTGATATTCACCATTCCCCGATTCCGGCGAGTGCGCCGGCAGATGGAGCGTGCGATGGCAGTCGAAAAAACCGCCTGTATCCTGTGTTCGCGCAATTGCGGTCTCGTCGTCGACGTCGTGGACGGCAAGTTCGCGAAAATCCGCGGCGACGACGATCACCCGATTTCGAAAGGCTATCTGTGCCAGAAGGCCGCGCGCCTCACGTACTACCAGCATCACGACGACCGCCTGACGCATCCGCTGCGTCGCGAGCCCGACGGCAGCTTCGTGCGCGTCACGTGGGACGAGGCGCTCGACGACATCGCGCAACGTCTCGTCGCGCTGCGCGAGCGGCACGGCGGCGACGCGTTCGCGTTCGTCGGCGGCGGCGGGCAGGGCAATCATGTCGGCGGCGCGTATAGCCGGCAACTGCTCGCGGCGATGCGAAGCCGCTACGCGTACAACGCGCTCGGCCAGGAAAAGACCGGCGATTTCTGGCTCAACGGCCGCTTGTTCGGCCGTCAGGACTGCCACACGACCGAGGACATCGAGCATGCGGACTACGTGCTCGTCATCGGCGCGAATCCATATCAGGCGCACGGCATCCCGAACGCACGCGACACGCTGCGCGACTTGAAGAAGGACCCGAACCGCACGCTCGTCGTCGTCGATCCACGGCGCTCGGAGACGGCCAAGCAAGCCGATCTCCATCTGCAGGTGCGCCCCGGCACGGACGCGTATTTGATGAGCGCGATGCTCGCGATCATCCTGCGCGACGGGCTGATCGACCGCGAGTTCATCGCGCGGCGCTGCGCGGGTTTCGAGTTCGTCGAGCGCGCGCTGCGCGATGTGCCGATCGCCGAGTACGCCCGCCGCGCGGACGTGCCGCTCGAGGACGTCGAGCGCGTCGCGCGCGGGTTCGCGACCGCACGCGCCGCGTGCCTGCGCATCGATCTCGGCATCCAGCACACGCTGCACACGACGCTCAACGGCTATCTCGAGAAGCTGCTGTTTCTCTTGACCGGCAACTTCGGCAAGCGCGGCGGCAACAACCTGCATACGTTCCTGCTGCCCGTCATCGGCCACACCGACGAGCGCGTGCGCAAGAACGGCAAGCCGCTCAAGCGGACCGCGCGTCACAGGATGTTTCCGATCGCCGGCATCTATCCGCCCAACATCCTGCCCGACGAAATCGAGCACGCGGACGAGAATCGCGTGCGCGCGGTGTTCGTCGACAGCGCGAATCCGGTCGTCACGTATGCCGATTCGAACGCGTACGAGCGCGCGTTCGGCAAGCTGGAACTGCTTGTCGTGATCGACGTCGCGATGACGGAGACGGCGCGCCTCGCGCATTACGTGCTGCCCGCCGCGTCGCAGTTCGAGAAATGGGAGGCGACGGGTTTCAATCTCGAGTTCCCGGCCAACGCGTTCCATCTGCGGCATGCGCTGCTGCCGCCGCTCGGCGAATCGCTGCCGGAGCCCGAGATCTACACGCGGCTGCTCGAGAAGATGGGCGAACTGCCGGGCCGGTTTCCGCTCCTCGAGCGCGTCGCGCGGCTCGAGCCGCGCGCGTCGAAGCACCTCGTCTACATGGGCGCGCTCGGCATCGCGCTCGCGGCGAACAAGAAGTGGCAGCGTCATGCGGCGTCGATCGTCTATCGCACGCTCGGACGCGCGCTGCCGAACGACGCCGCGGGTATTGCGCCGCTGCTGCCGCTCACGATGCTGTATGCGCAGCAGCACTACGCGGCCGTGCGCCGCGCGGGCATTCGCGGCAACCGGGCGACGCTCGGCACCGCGCTCTTTCGCGCGATTCTCGAGCGGCGCTCCGGGACGGTGATGAGCATTCACGAGTTTCACGAAATGTGGCGCTTCATCCGCCATCCGGACGGCCGCGTGCATCTGCACATTCCGGAGATGATCGACGAGTTGCGCGCGCTCGGGACGGAGACGCCGCCCGGCGCCGATTACCCGTTCGTGCTGATGGCGGGCGAGCGGCGCGCGTACAACGCGAACCAGATCTATCGCGATCCGTCGTGGCGCAAGGTCGATCCCCACGGCTCGCTGCGGATTCATCCTGACGATGCGGCCGCGCTAGGTGTCGCAGACGGCGGCAAGCTCGTGTGCGCGTCGGCGACGGGCAGCATCGAGGTCGTCGCCGAGCTCGACGACAGCGTGCGGCGCGGGATGGTCACGCTGCCGCACGGCTATGGCATGCGTTACAAGGGCGGGGCGCCGATCGGGCCCGAGCTCAATCGCCTGACGTCGGGCGCGCACTGCGATCCGCTGTCGCGCACGCCTTATCACAAGTACGTGCCCGTGCATTTGCGCGTCGTCGATGCGCTGGTGCCCGCAACGCCGACCGTCGAGGCCGTGTCGGCTTGACGACGCGCGCGCCGCCGGGCGTGCGGCGGCGCGGGCGGGCTCTCCAGCCGGCGCGCGGCGAGCGCGCATCCGCCGCGCGTCGGGAAGGCCGCTCGCGCAGCATGCAGGGCGACGGGCGGGCGCAACGGATGCGTGCGCGCCTAACGTCCGCTACGCCGCACCCGCCGCACCCGCCGCCCCGCCGCACCCGCCGCCCCGCCGCACCCGCCGCACCGACCCGCCGCACCGCATCGGCCGAGATTCGATGACATTCGGCGGCATTCGGCCGCTTTCGCGTCGGGCTTCCCCGCTTCCCCGCTCGATTGGCCGCCTCGTTCGCGCATGCGAGCCCGGCGGGCGGAAAACCTCTCTTCGATTCGCCGGCGCGGCGCGCTGACAGGCGGGCGGCGACGCCGGCCGATTCTCGATCCTTTTCCCCGTCTTTTACGACGCGGCGGATGCGCGTTTCGCCGCCGCTTCGCCGCGTCCAGAGCGGCGGGCCGGCCGCATCGGGCCGAATGTAACGAAACGTTAGCGATCCGATCGCGATGCGATGCCGCGCATCAGTTCTTACAAAGTTGAAATATGCGGCGCAGACGGTTCCCGCTATAGTCGAAACCAACGAATCAACCAGAAGGGGAGTCCATGAAAACCTTGCGTGCTGCCTCGCTCGCGGCCGGTCTCGCCGCGTTGCTCGCATCCGGCGCCGCGTTGGCAGGCGTCAGCGTCGGCATCAACGTCGGTGTGCCCGCGCCCGTCTACGTCGCTCCGGCGCCGGTCTACGCGCCGCCGCCGCCGCCCGTCGTGTATCAGCCGGCTCCCGTCTACGCACCGGCCCCCGTGTATGCGCCCGTGCCGTCGATCGTGATCGGCTGGCACGGCGACCGTTACTGGGACGGCCGCCGCTACTGGGGCCGCGACGAATGGTATCGCCATCACCGCGATTGGGACCGCGGCCACCGGGACAACGGCCGCCACAACGGCTGGCGTCACTGATGCCGGCGTTCGGCCGTGCGCCGGCCGGCATACGGCGCGTCGAGCGACGCATGCCGCCGCCGGCCCCATGAAAAAACCGCCCGAGGAACGGGCGGTTCGAACATCCGACGAACCCCGCGCTTTCGCGAGCGTGGGGTTCGTCCTTTTCGCGCCGGGCGCCGCCGTGCGCCGAAGCGCCGCGGCTCGGGCCGCCCGCCGCCGCGCCGCGCTTACTCTTCGAGGCCGGCCATCCCGCCCACCACCGCGTTGAAGCCCGAGTCGACGTGCATCACCTCGGCCGTGACCCCGCTCGCGAGGTCCGACAGCAGGAACGCGCCCGCGTTGCCGACCTGCTCGATCGTCACGTTGCGCTTGAGCGGCGAGTTGCTCTCGACGAAGTCGAGAATCTTGCCGAAGCTCTTGATGCCGCTTGCCGCGAGCGTCTTGATCGGGCCCGCCGAGATCGCGTTCACGCGCACGCCCTTCGCGCCGAGCGACACCGCGAGATAGCGGACGCTCGCCTCGAGCGCCGCCTTCGCGAGGCCCATCGTGTTGTAGTTCGGAATCGCCCGTTCCGCGCCGAGATAGGAGAGCGTGAGGAGCGAAGCGTCGCTCGACAGCATCGGCAGCGCGGCCTTCGCGAGCGCCGGGAAGCTGTACGCGGAGATGTCGTGCGCGATGCGGAAGTTCTCGCGCGTGAGGCCGTCGAGGAAATCGCCCGCGATCGCCTCGCGCGGCGCGAAGCCGATCGAGTGGACGAGGCCGTCTAGCGTGTCCCAGTGAGCCTTGAGCGACGTGAAGAGGGCGTCGATCTGCGCGTCGTCGGCGACGTCGCACGGGAACACGAGCTCGCTGCCGAACTCGGCCGCGAACTCGGTGATGCGATCCTTGAAGCGATCGCCGACGTAGGTGAACGCCAGCTCGGCACCTTCGCGCTTGCACGCCTTGGCGATGCCGTAAGCGATCGAGCGGTTCGACAAGAGGCCCGTCAGCAGAATACGTTTACCGTCGAGAAAGCCCATGAATTCTCCTATGTGTGGCGCCCGCGCCCGCGCATCGGCGGGCGCCGGTTGGCTGTAATCGGTTGCGAGTGGGTAGAATTCTCTCACATCGCCATCCTCGAACGACTGCCAAGGCTTCTATGACGATCGGTTCGCCCCGGGCCAGCCGGCCGCGACCGCCGCGACGCGCGGCGACACCCAAACAGGCCGCGCGACCGGCCGCGCCGCAACGGGCGGCCGATCGGCGCGCCGCGCTCGTGCGCTTCGTGCATTTCGTGCATTTCGTGCGCCGGACGGCCGCGGGCGTCGCGCTCGCGCTCGCCGCGATGCCGGCCGCCCACGCGGCTTACGCGATCGCCCAGTACGGCGAGCCGAAGTATCCGCCCGGCTTCAAGCATTTCGACTACGTGAACCCGGACGCGCCGAAGGGCGGCACGCTCGTGCTCGCGAATCCGAACCGGCTCACGACATTCGACAAGTTCAATCCGTTCACGATGCGCGGCAACCCGGCGCCCGGCCTCGACCTGCTGTTCGAGAGCCTGACGACGGGCAGCGCCGACGAGCCCGCGTCCGCGTACGGCCTCCTCGCGGACGACATCGCGGTGGCGCCGGACGGGCTGTCGGTCACCTTCCATCTGAATCCGCGCGCGCGCTTCTCGAACGGCGATCCCGTCACCGCGGCGGACGTCAAGCATTCGTTCGACGCGCTGAAGAGCCCGCAGGCGGCGCCGCAATACCCGGCGTACTACGCGGACATCACGCGCGCGGTGATCGTCGATCCGGCGACCGTTCGCTTCGAGTTTCGCCGGAAAAACCGCGAGCTGCCGCTGATCGCGGGCGGCATTCCGGTGTTCTCGCGCAAATGGGGCCTGCGGCCGGACGGCTCGCGCATGCCGTTCGACCAGCTCGCGTTCGAGCAGCCGATCGGCAGCGGCCCGTACCTGATCGAGCGCTACGACACCGGCCGCACGATCGCGTACCGGCGCAATCCCGCGTATTGGGGCGCCGCGCTCCCCGTGCGGATCGGCACGAACAATTTCGAGCGCATCGTCTACAAGCTGTACGGCGACGGCGTCGCGCGGCTCGAGGCGTTCAAGGCAGGCGAGTACGACGTGCTCATCGAGTACATCGCGCGAAACTGGGTGCGGCGCGACGTCGGCAAGCGCTTCGACAGCGGCGAGCTCGTGAAGCGCGAGTTTCGCCAGCACAACGGCGCGGGCATGCAGGGCTTCTTCATGAACCTGCGGCGGCCGCTGTTCCAGGACGTGCGCGTGCGCCGCGCGCTCGATCTCGCGTTCGACTTCGAATGGCTGAACCGGCAGCTGTTCTACAGCGCCTACACGCGCCTGAACAGCTACTTCGCCGATACCGACCTGCAGGCGACGGGCGTGCCGAGCGCGGGCGAGCTCGCGCTGCTGAACCCGCTGCGCGCGCAGCTCGACCCGGCGGTGTTCGGGCCGATGACCGTGCAGCCCGTCACCGATCCGCCCGCATCGCTGCGCGCGAACCTGCTGACGGCGCGCGCGCTGCTTGCGCAAGCCGGCTGGACCTACCGCGACGGCGCGTTGCGCAACGCGAAGGGCGAGCCGTTCGTATTCGAGATCCTCGACGATTCGGGCTCGGCG comes from Burkholderia savannae and encodes:
- the fdxA gene encoding ferredoxin FdxA produces the protein MTFVVMEACIRCKHTDCVDVCPVDCFHEGPNFLVIDPNECIDCALCEPECPIDAIRAADDLPDDQRHFIALNAELAEHPNWPRITGRKPALSDHATWTDVKGKLAQLDRNGA
- the moaA gene encoding GTP 3',8-cyclase MoaA encodes the protein MGRALADRFGRDVTYVRLSVTDRCDFRCVYCMAEDMRFLPHGDVLTIDELAAVAEAFVSLGVRKIRLTGGEPLVRAGLTTLVERVAKLPGLDELTLTTNGARLARFAAPLKAAGLDRINVSLDSLRAERFGALTRTGRLQAVLAGIAAAKGAGFRRIRLNSVILRGRNDDEVLDLVRFAREERLDLVFIEEMPLGAIDEHDRASSFVSSEAVLAQIRLAYPLFPSTESTGGPARYFRMADSDIRIGVISPHSHNFCGDCNRVRVTASGRMLLCLGNEHGVELRDVLRARPGDGERLRDAIVAAMPLKPERHHFDLNAPPQVVRFMNMTGG
- a CDS encoding ferredoxin--NADP reductase, producing MSANAHETVLSVHHWNDTLFSFKTTRNPSLRFKTGQFVMIGLEIEGKPLMRAYSVVSAYYDDYLEFYSIKVPDGPLTSRLQHLRVGDTLLVGRKPTGSLIIDNLRPGRHLYLLSTGTGLAPFISVIRDPEYYEAFDKIVLTHGVRWKSELGYFDHITSELPENEYFGDLVRDKLIYYPTVTRETFERQGRLTELIDSGKLFDDIGLPPFDSAVDRAMICGSPSMLADLVEILARRGFVEGTSHAPGDYVIERAFVEK
- a CDS encoding molybdopterin oxidoreductase family protein; its protein translation is MTSVNTWNNVRFDNDRYLIFTIPRFRRVRRQMERAMAVEKTACILCSRNCGLVVDVVDGKFAKIRGDDDHPISKGYLCQKAARLTYYQHHDDRLTHPLRREPDGSFVRVTWDEALDDIAQRLVALRERHGGDAFAFVGGGGQGNHVGGAYSRQLLAAMRSRYAYNALGQEKTGDFWLNGRLFGRQDCHTTEDIEHADYVLVIGANPYQAHGIPNARDTLRDLKKDPNRTLVVVDPRRSETAKQADLHLQVRPGTDAYLMSAMLAIILRDGLIDREFIARRCAGFEFVERALRDVPIAEYARRADVPLEDVERVARGFATARAACLRIDLGIQHTLHTTLNGYLEKLLFLLTGNFGKRGGNNLHTFLLPVIGHTDERVRKNGKPLKRTARHRMFPIAGIYPPNILPDEIEHADENRVRAVFVDSANPVVTYADSNAYERAFGKLELLVVIDVAMTETARLAHYVLPAASQFEKWEATGFNLEFPANAFHLRHALLPPLGESLPEPEIYTRLLEKMGELPGRFPLLERVARLEPRASKHLVYMGALGIALAANKKWQRHAASIVYRTLGRALPNDAAGIAPLLPLTMLYAQQHYAAVRRAGIRGNRATLGTALFRAILERRSGTVMSIHEFHEMWRFIRHPDGRVHLHIPEMIDELRALGTETPPGADYPFVLMAGERRAYNANQIYRDPSWRKVDPHGSLRIHPDDAAALGVADGGKLVCASATGSIEVVAELDDSVRRGMVTLPHGYGMRYKGGAPIGPELNRLTSGAHCDPLSRTPYHKYVPVHLRVVDALVPATPTVEAVSA
- the fabI gene encoding enoyl-ACP reductase FabI produces the protein MGFLDGKRILLTGLLSNRSIAYGIAKACKREGAELAFTYVGDRFKDRITEFAAEFGSELVFPCDVADDAQIDALFTSLKAHWDTLDGLVHSIGFAPREAIAGDFLDGLTRENFRIAHDISAYSFPALAKAALPMLSSDASLLTLSYLGAERAIPNYNTMGLAKAALEASVRYLAVSLGAKGVRVNAISAGPIKTLAASGIKSFGKILDFVESNSPLKRNVTIEQVGNAGAFLLSDLASGVTAEVMHVDSGFNAVVGGMAGLEE
- a CDS encoding extracellular solute-binding protein codes for the protein MTIGSPRASRPRPPRRAATPKQAARPAAPQRAADRRAALVRFVHFVHFVRRTAAGVALALAAMPAAHAAYAIAQYGEPKYPPGFKHFDYVNPDAPKGGTLVLANPNRLTTFDKFNPFTMRGNPAPGLDLLFESLTTGSADEPASAYGLLADDIAVAPDGLSVTFHLNPRARFSNGDPVTAADVKHSFDALKSPQAAPQYPAYYADITRAVIVDPATVRFEFRRKNRELPLIAGGIPVFSRKWGLRPDGSRMPFDQLAFEQPIGSGPYLIERYDTGRTIAYRRNPAYWGAALPVRIGTNNFERIVYKLYGDGVARLEAFKAGEYDVLIEYIARNWVRRDVGKRFDSGELVKREFRQHNGAGMQGFFMNLRRPLFQDVRVRRALDLAFDFEWLNRQLFYSAYTRLNSYFADTDLQATGVPSAGELALLNPLRAQLDPAVFGPMTVQPVTDPPASLRANLLTARALLAQAGWTYRDGALRNAKGEPFVFEILDDSGSAFEGVVTAYIRNLAKLGIVAKYRTADYALLQKRLDAFDYDVTTVRYPGVQVPGAEQVARFASRYADEQGSDNLTGLKSPAVDAILKALTQAETRQELLDATHALDRVLMHGYYAVPQWYSATHRIAFKRTLAYPSTLPLYYSAEGWVASTWWASPGHGASAEP